Part of the Gallalistipes aquisgranensis genome, TGTCCCGTTTCAGCGTGAAATAGTGGTTGACGTCGGAGAAAAAGCCGTACACGCCTCCCACGACGCCGTTCGAGGCCGTGAGCAGTTTCGCCTTGGTGTAACTCGTGCTGTTCGCATAGTAATGCAAAGCCAAAAACTCAAGAACGATGAAGAGCAGCAGCACGTAGATCTTCTTGAGGAACAGCACCAGTTTAATCATCTCCGACCAATCTCTTATGAACCGATCAAAGAGTATCCCGCTTTCGCCGGATACTCTTTTCTCCTTTGTATTCCGCGGTTTTCCCGCCTCCGGGTCTCCCTCCCGATCACTTCATCAGGAACGAGAACTTGTTGATATTCTTCAGCGCGATACCGGTTCCGCGAGCCACGGCCCTCAGCGGGTCCTCGGCGATCACGAACGGAATGTTCGTCTTTTCGCTCAGCCGCTTGTCGAGCCCCTTGAGCAGGGCACCGCCGCCGGCCAGGTAAACGCCCTTGCGCACGATGTCGGTATAGAGTTCCGGAGGAACCATCTCCAGCACCTTCATCACGGTGGCGTCGATCTTCACCAGCGACTTTTCGAGCGCGTAGGCCACTTCGCTGTACGAGAGGCTCAGCGTCGAAGGCAGGGAGGTGAGAATGTTGGGACCCGTCACCTGGAAATCCTCCGGTTCGTCCTCCAGTTCCGACACGGCGGCACCCACGGCGATCTTGATGTCCTCGGCCGTCCGCTCGCCGATGCGGATGTTGTGCTGCTGGCGGACATAGCTCTGGATGTCTTCGGTAAAGACGTCGCCCGCCACGTTGATGCTCTCGCTGCACACGATACCGCCCAGCGAGATGCAGGCGATCTCGGTCGTACCGCCGCCGATGTCGATGATCATGTGGCCTTCGGGCGCCTCCACGTCGAGGCCGGCACCCAGGGCGGCGGCCATCGGCTCGTAGATCATGTACACCTCCCGGCCTCCGGCGTGCTCGGCCGAATCGCGCACCGCCCGGATCTCCACGTTGGTCGAGCCCGACGGAATGCAGATCACCATCTTGAGCGAAGGACTGAACAGATGGCCCGAGGTCTTCACCTTCTTGATCATGCCGCGCAGCATCAGCTCCGTGGCGTTGAAGTCGGCGATCACGCCGTCCTTGAGCGGGCGGATCGTCTTGATATTCTGGTGGGTCTTGCCGTGCATCTGGCGGGCCTGGTTACCGATCGCCACCAGCTTGCCGCTGTGGAAGTCGAGGGCCACGATCGAAGGTTCGTCCACCACGATCTTCCCGTTATGGATAATGATCGTATTGGCCGTCCCCAGGTCGATCGCCAGTTCCTGTGTCAATGAAAAAAGTCCCATTTTCGTCTCTTATCGCAATGTAATCCTAATGCTTGAAATGGCGCATGCCCGTGAAGACCATCGTCATGCCGTGGGCGTCGCAATACTCGATGCTCTCGTTGTCGCGCACCGAACCACCCGGCTGGATCACGGCGTCGATTCCCTCGGCGTGCGCGATCTCCACACAGTCGGCGAAGGGGAAGAAGGCATCCGACGCCATCACGGCACCCTTCAGGTCGAAGCCGAACCCCTTGGCCTTCTCGATGGCCTGCTTCAGCGCATCCACCCGAGAGGTCTGGCCCACGCCGCTGGCCAGAATCGTGTTGTCCTTGGCCAACACGATGGCGTTGCTCTTGGAGTGTTTCACCAGGATATTGGCGAAAATCATATCTTTCATCTGCGCCTCGGTAGGCACCGCCCTGGTCACGGTCTTCATCTCCGTATCGCGTCCGCCCACCTTCAGGTCGCGGTCCTGCACGGCCACGCCGTTGAGCATGCTGCGGAACTGCTTCGGACAGCGGGTCGTGTCCTTCATCCGCAGGATGATGCGGTTCTTCTTGGTCTCCAGAATCTCCAGCACGCCGTCGGCATAGCCCGGAGCGATCACCACCTCGGCGAAGAGCTTGGTCACCTCCTCGGCCGTGGCCTTGTCCATCTCGCGGTTACAGATCAGCACGCCGCCGAACGCCGATACGGGATCGGCCGCCAGCGCCGCCTTGTAGGCCTCCGCCAGCGTGGAACGCGTGGCGATACCGCAAGCGTTGTTGTGCTTCAGAATGGCGAAGGTCGGCTCCGAGAACTCCTCGATCAGATTCACTGCGGCGTCGATGTCCAGCATGTTGTTATAGGAGATCTCCTTGCCGTGCAGCTTTTCGAACATGGCATCCAGATCGCCGTAGAAGACGGCCGCCTGGTGGGGATTCTCCCCGTAACGCAGCGTCACGCCCTCCTTGTGGCTCGCCTTGAAGGCGGGAATGTTCTCCGTCCGGTTGAAATAGCGGAAAATGGCCGTATCGTAGTGCGAGCTTACGTTGAAGGCATGGGCGGCGAAACGGCGGCGCTGCTCCAGCGTGGTGGCGCACTCCTGCTTTTCGAGCAGTTCGTACAGTTCGGCATACTGGTCGACCGAACCCACGATCACCACATCCTTGTAGTTCTTCGCGGCAGCCCGGATCAGGGAGATGCCGCCGATGTCGATCTTCTCGATGATGGCCTGGTCGTCGGCACCCGAAGCCACCGTCTGCTCGAAGGGATAGAGATCGACGATCACCAGGTCGATCTCCGGAATTTCGTACTGGGCGAGCTGCTCCCGGTCGCCCTCGTTGTCACGGCGGGCCAGGATACCTCCGAACACTTTGGGATGCAGGGTCTTGACCCGTCCGCCCAGAATCGAGGGATACCCCGTCAGGCCCTCCACGGAACGGGCCCCGACGCCCAGCCCCTCGATAAACTTCAGGGTTCCTCCCGTAGAGTATATCTCAACGCCGCAAGCGGCCAGTTTGCGGACGATTTCATCCAGTCCATCTTTGTAATAAACAGATATTAACGCACTCTTGATCTTTTTCACGCCGATTCGGTTTTTATGCATGTTACACGATTGGGCAAAGATAAAAAAAAGCGTACACTCCACCCAATATTTAGCAAAAATTGTGTAGGTTTGTGAACCAATTCAAACCGAACCGATGGGATACACGATAGACAGGGACGCCCGCTGCGCCGTGATCGGATATGGCAGCTGGGCCACAGCCCTGGTAAAGATCATTCTCGAAAACGAAACCTCCGTGGGATGGTACATCCGCAACCGCGACGTACTGGAGCACGTGAAGCGATACAAGACCAATCCGCGCTACCTGCGCGACGTCCATTTCTACACCAACAACCTCAAGATGTCGGACGACCTGGACGCCGTGGTGCGCGAGGCGGAGGTCATCGTGCTGGCCGTTCCCTCGGCTTTTCTGAAAGTGACGCTGGAGCCTCTCACCGAACCGCTGAAGGACAAGTTCATCATTTCGGCCATCAAGGGGATCATCCCCGGCGACTACCTCACCGTAGCCGAGTACATGAACCGCACCTACGGCATTCCCTTCGACCAGATCGGGATCGTCACCGGGCCCTGCCACGCCGAGGAAGTGGCGCTCGAAAGGCTCTCCTATCTGACGATGGTCTGCAAGGAGATCGGGAACGCCCGCACCCTCAGCGAAAAACTCCGGACCAGCTACATCAACGTCAGCTGCTCGACCGACATCTACGGCACGGAGTATGCGGCCGTCATCAAGAACATCTACGCCGTGGCGGTGGGAATCGCCGTGGGGCTGGGATACGGCGACAACTTCCTGGCCGTGCTGATCTCGAATGCGGCCATGGAGATGGGCCGTTTCCTCGAAGGGACCTATCCCGCCCCGCGGGACATCAACGCCTCGGCCTATCTGGGCGACCTGCTGGTGACCTCCTACTCCCAGTTCAGCCGCAACCGCACCTTCGGACTGATGATCGGGAAAGGCTATTCGGTCAAGACGGCCCAGATCGAGATGAGCATGGTGGCCGAAGGGTACTACGCCTCGGAGTGTATCCACCAGATCAACAAACGGTTCGGGATCGACATGCCCATCGCCGAGACCGTACACCGGATCGTCTACGAAAACGCCCTGCCGGCCGATGCCATGCGCCGTCTGACCAAGAAATTAGTTTAACACACAGAGATACGATTATGAAAACACTCAAGATCGACACATCGAAAGTCTCCGGGGCCGTCACCCCCGCCGAAATCGCCGCACTGAAAGGAGCCGCCGAAGAGGCGAACGCCCTGCTGTACAGCAAGAAGGGGGCCGGAAGCGACTTCCTGGGCTGGGTGAACCTGCCCTCTTCGATCGACGCCGCCCAACTGGCCGACATCGAAGCGACCGCCCGTTCGCTCCGCGCCAAGGCGGAGGTCATCGTGGTGATCGGCATCGGAGGCTCCTACCTCGGGGCCAAAGCCGTGCTGGAAGCCATGAGCGACAGCTTCTCGCTGCTGCGGCGCAGGAAAGGCGAGCCGGTCGTGGTTTTCGCCGGCCAGAACATCAGCGAGGACTACATCTCCGAGCTGCTCGGGGCCGTGAAAGAGTTCTCGATCGCAGCCATCGTCATTTCCAAATCGGGAACCACGACCGAGCCGGCCATTGCTTTCCGCATCCTCAAATCGGAGATCGAAGCCCGTTACGGCAAGGCCGAAGCCGCCACGCGCATCGTAGCGGTGACCGACCGTGCCC contains:
- a CDS encoding rod shape-determining protein, with the protein product MGLFSLTQELAIDLGTANTIIIHNGKIVVDEPSIVALDFHSGKLVAIGNQARQMHGKTHQNIKTIRPLKDGVIADFNATELMLRGMIKKVKTSGHLFSPSLKMVICIPSGSTNVEIRAVRDSAEHAGGREVYMIYEPMAAALGAGLDVEAPEGHMIIDIGGGTTEIACISLGGIVCSESINVAGDVFTEDIQSYVRQQHNIRIGERTAEDIKIAVGAAVSELEDEPEDFQVTGPNILTSLPSTLSLSYSEVAYALEKSLVKIDATVMKVLEMVPPELYTDIVRKGVYLAGGGALLKGLDKRLSEKTNIPFVIAEDPLRAVARGTGIALKNINKFSFLMK
- the purH gene encoding bifunctional phosphoribosylaminoimidazolecarboxamide formyltransferase/IMP cyclohydrolase, yielding MKKIKSALISVYYKDGLDEIVRKLAACGVEIYSTGGTLKFIEGLGVGARSVEGLTGYPSILGGRVKTLHPKVFGGILARRDNEGDREQLAQYEIPEIDLVIVDLYPFEQTVASGADDQAIIEKIDIGGISLIRAAAKNYKDVVIVGSVDQYAELYELLEKQECATTLEQRRRFAAHAFNVSSHYDTAIFRYFNRTENIPAFKASHKEGVTLRYGENPHQAAVFYGDLDAMFEKLHGKEISYNNMLDIDAAVNLIEEFSEPTFAILKHNNACGIATRSTLAEAYKAALAADPVSAFGGVLICNREMDKATAEEVTKLFAEVVIAPGYADGVLEILETKKNRIILRMKDTTRCPKQFRSMLNGVAVQDRDLKVGGRDTEMKTVTRAVPTEAQMKDMIFANILVKHSKSNAIVLAKDNTILASGVGQTSRVDALKQAIEKAKGFGFDLKGAVMASDAFFPFADCVEIAHAEGIDAVIQPGGSVRDNESIEYCDAHGMTMVFTGMRHFKH
- a CDS encoding NAD(P)H-dependent glycerol-3-phosphate dehydrogenase; this translates as MGYTIDRDARCAVIGYGSWATALVKIILENETSVGWYIRNRDVLEHVKRYKTNPRYLRDVHFYTNNLKMSDDLDAVVREAEVIVLAVPSAFLKVTLEPLTEPLKDKFIISAIKGIIPGDYLTVAEYMNRTYGIPFDQIGIVTGPCHAEEVALERLSYLTMVCKEIGNARTLSEKLRTSYINVSCSTDIYGTEYAAVIKNIYAVAVGIAVGLGYGDNFLAVLISNAAMEMGRFLEGTYPAPRDINASAYLGDLLVTSYSQFSRNRTFGLMIGKGYSVKTAQIEMSMVAEGYYASECIHQINKRFGIDMPIAETVHRIVYENALPADAMRRLTKKLV